The stretch of DNA ATGGCAAATTCATAAAAATTAACTCCTCAAATTATTCAATAGTTCTATCTTACCTAAACTTGCGCCAAAATTAAAGATTAAAATTAATCTTTTCTTAGACCTTTACGTCTTTGTGCCTGTTTAGCCTTTTCTGACGTAATTTCCTTACCATTTTTATCTAAAATAACCATATCTTCAACGTTTTGCTTAAAACTAGCCCGAAAATTCTTTAAAAATTCTTGGTGCAGCTTCTTACGTTCCTCTTCTTCTTCGGCATTAAGACCAGTAGCTTTTTTCTTACGATATAGCTCATTAATCCGGTCAACCATCTTTTTTTCATCATTATCAGTCATAATTTACACCTCTTATTAAAAAAGTTTACCGTATTTACTCACAGAAAAAAAGTTTGAGTCCTTAGAACATTTGTTTGTATTCAAGATTAATTTTTGGTAAACTAAATTCATAGAAAATTTATTTGATAGTAATGGGGAGAAATTATGTCACTTAATCATGATTCTAAACAATTAGAAATATTACGCTATATTTATAAAACCGTTGAAGATCGTGGTTTCCCACCTACTGTGCGTGAAATTTGTGCAGCTGTCAAACTCTCTTCAACTTCAACTGTCCACG from Lactobacillus sp. ESL0785 encodes:
- a CDS encoding DUF896 domain-containing protein, coding for MTDNDEKKMVDRINELYRKKKATGLNAEEEEERKKLHQEFLKNFRASFKQNVEDMVILDKNGKEITSEKAKQAQRRKGLRKD